Proteins from one Coleofasciculus chthonoplastes PCC 7420 genomic window:
- a CDS encoding DUF3037 domain-containing protein has product MSVVKEEEIAKWYLVKSSYQKKARAMVSRYSIVQYVPNPIADERINIGVLAFDDNRVCVRFLSNWERVKRFGTEDIHFLKDFASRMEDAAADGLLFPGDSPNETPKQERLIRVAQNWFNSIQLTEPRGSLDDVESLLADIADTCLLEQPEKPKPRDRAFAVQVTRRKIKNILGDRAKDLVKKNYSLSGHFEKHEFDVVVANGKPYFAAQGISFEVQVKADLQNSIAWKISDVKEHQPDFPLAIVTLPPNPKYPAYKRTYQKVTSMYSELGADILTEDKIEPWVKDHLKPIDTTTMELI; this is encoded by the coding sequence ATGTCAGTAGTAAAGGAGGAAGAAATAGCCAAGTGGTATCTAGTGAAGAGTAGTTATCAAAAGAAGGCAAGAGCAATGGTTAGTCGATACAGTATCGTTCAATACGTTCCCAATCCGATTGCTGATGAGCGGATCAATATTGGTGTGCTTGCCTTTGATGATAATCGGGTGTGTGTTCGATTTCTAAGCAATTGGGAACGGGTAAAACGCTTTGGAACGGAAGATATTCATTTCCTCAAAGATTTCGCGAGTCGCATGGAGGATGCGGCTGCTGATGGATTATTGTTTCCGGGAGATTCGCCGAATGAGACTCCCAAGCAGGAACGTTTAATCAGAGTCGCTCAGAATTGGTTTAATAGCATTCAGTTGACTGAACCGCGTGGTTCTCTAGACGATGTAGAAAGCCTTTTAGCTGATATTGCTGATACCTGTTTGCTTGAGCAACCGGAGAAGCCAAAGCCGCGCGATCGCGCTTTTGCGGTGCAAGTGACTAGGAGGAAAATTAAGAATATTCTTGGAGATAGAGCAAAAGATCTAGTCAAAAAAAATTATTCATTGTCGGGGCATTTTGAAAAACATGAATTTGATGTTGTCGTTGCTAATGGAAAACCTTATTTTGCCGCTCAAGGTATTTCCTTTGAAGTTCAAGTCAAGGCAGATCTTCAAAATTCAATTGCTTGGAAGATTTCTGACGTCAAGGAACATCAACCTGATTTCCCTTTAGCTATTGTGACATTACCACCTAACCCAAAATATCCTGCCTATAAAAGAACTTATCAAAAAGTAACTTCAATGTATTCTGAACTTGGCGCAGATATTTTAACAGAAGATAAAATTGAGCCTTGGGTAAAGGATCACCTTAAGCCTATAGACACTACAACGATGGAGCTTATATGA